The following is a genomic window from Podarcis raffonei isolate rPodRaf1 chromosome 5, rPodRaf1.pri, whole genome shotgun sequence.
ttacaaagttattgtactgccaaccttactatatgcttgtgaaacatggaccacttataaatgtcatctccaactcctcgaaagattccatcagtggtttctccgaaaaattttacacatcacttgggaagacaggcgaacttgTATCAgcatactggaagaagcaaagatcaccagtgtcgaagcaatgattcttcaacatcaactttgttgaacggatcatgttgtgcagatgcctgatgatcatcttccaaagcaactactctattttgaacttaaaaatggaaagagtaatgctgttggtcaacaaaagaggtgtaaagtctctctcaaggcaaatctaaaataatgtagtataaacactgacaactgggaaacactggcctgcgagcgctccagttggagaacagcctttaccaaaggtgtcatgggctttgaagacactcaaactcagtacgcaagggagaaacatgctaagagggaGGAACGCcttgcaaatccacaccgtgatcaactcccgcctggaaaccaatgtccccacggtggaaggatgtgtggatccagaattggcctccacagtcacttacagactcactgttaaaaccgtgtctatggaagacaatcttactcggctacgagtaagaagaagaagaagaagaagtggtgggCCAGAGAAGCCCGGGTGGgggctggaagaagaggagagaggggcaagcagtcctcctccccacccccaccccccagccactgtgcttaccttcccataggctgccaccaccaccgctACTTCTCCTGGGTAGGCAGAGTGAGCTCGTCTGCtccactctctggcccacaggagcaccagggggTGGCGGGGGGGTAGATGAGCTGTGCAAAAGTGCTGGCTCCGGAGAGAGGCTGTGTAAAGtggcgctcagccagctcagcacagcccccttcctcttctaggcagggcggggagaagccaggaggagggagggaggaggtgccactgcggtgtgtgagggggggggaatggaatggcacaggggggggggaatggtgcagCCCGAATGAACAGAATCCCCACACCGATCCACAGacagtccgcgggccggatcctgaaggcaattgggcctgatcccgcccgcggaccttagtttgccaacccctgtttTAGAACATTGATTTCCCATACTTTCTTTCGACAGCAATTTCCACATTGGCTTGAAAATCTGTTCCACATGCAGTAGGTTTCTGTATCTTGTTCCAAGATGCACACTTGCAGTTCATGTGAGGCCCTGTTGGGCATTGGCCAGACCTGTTGGGTCTCAGTACATGGCATCACATCAGCTGAGAGCATTTGCTAAAACTAGGAAGGGATACACCTGGGATGAAACACTAAGGAAGCAAACAAAATTAAGCAAATTCCTAATctgaaaaatgtacagtggtgcctctggttacaaacttaattcattccagaggtccgttcttaacctgaaactttagctaatggggcctcccgctgccgccgtgccgccacacgatttctgttctgatcctgaggtaaagttcttaatccaaggtactacttctgggttaggggagtctgtatcccgaggtgtttgtaacctggggtaccactgtagtcgccGTTATTTGTGGACAGAATCCTGAAACTGAATCATTAGCACATCATTATCAATATCCTTAGCTGTAACGCAAAAAGTAGGAAAGTGTACTTTTAAGGAGGCCGGGGCTTCCGGTGCGCAGGCCACAGTGGCCCGGCTACCAATGGAGGAGCCCGCGGAGAGGAGCCAGAGAAGTCAAATGAAGTCAAAAGAGCGATAAGAGttgttgaaaaagaaaaaggacgTTACTCTCCTGCTCCGCAGTTTGGCTGAGCACTAAGATGTCTGTGGACATGAACAGCCAGGGCTCTGACAGCAACGAAGAGGACTATGATCCAAACTGTGATGAGGAGGAAAAGGATGAAGAACCTGGGGACATTGAGGATTACTATGAGGGGGTGGCAAATGACATGGAGCAACAGGGAGCAGATGCCTTTGACCCTGAGGAATATCAGTTTACCTGCCTGACTTACAAGGAATCGGAGAGTACCCTGAATGAGCACATGGTCAGCTTGGCCTCTGCATTAAAGGTGTCCCATGCAGTTGCTAAGCTTGTATTAGTTAGCTTCCACTGGCAAATCTCAGAAATTTTGGAAAGGCACAAGTCCAATTCTGTCCAGTTGCTAGTGGAAGCACGAGTTCAGCCTGCCTCATCCAAACACGCCATGGTACATTCCTCCCAGCACTGCGCGGTGTGTATGCAGTTTGTCCGAAAGGAAAACTTGTTGTCTCTGGCTTGTCAGCACCAGTTCTGCCGCAGCTGCTGGGAGCAGCACTGTACAGTTCTCGTCAAGGATGGAGTCAGAGTTGGTGTCTCCTGCATGGCTCAGGACTGCCTGCTCCGGACTCCAGAAGATTTTGTGTTTCCATTGCTACCTAGCGAGGAGCTGAAAGACAAATACAGACGCTACCTCTTCAGGGATTACATTGAGAGCCATTTCCAGCTGCAGCTCTGTCCCGGCGCAGACTGCCCTATGGTCATACAGGTACAGGAGCCCAAAGCTCGCAGAGTGCAGTGCAATCGATGCAATGAAGTTTTCTGTTTCAAGTGTCGGCAGATGTACCATGCTCCCACAGATTGTGCCACCATTCAAAAATGGCTCACCAAGTGTGCAGATGACTCTGAAACAGCCAACTATATCACTGCTCACACTAAAGATTGTCCCAAGTGCAATATCTGTATTGAAAAGAATGGAGGCTGCAATCACATGCAGTGCTCCAAACGCAAACATGACTTCTGCTGGATGTGTCTAGGGGATTGGAAGACTCATGGCAGCGAGTACTACGAATGCAGTCGGTACAAAGAGAATCCTGATATTGTAAACCAGAGTCAGCAAGCACAGGCCAGGGAGGCCCTAAAGAAGTACTTGTTCTATTTTGAAAGGTGGGAAAACCACAACAAGAGCTTACAGCTGGAGGCACAGACATACCAGCGAATTCAAGAGAAGATACAAGAAAGGGTGATGAACAACTTGGGAACGTGGATAGACTGGCAGTATCTACAGAATGCAGCAAAGCTGCTAGCTAAGTGTCGTTACATGCTGCAGTACACATATCCATATGCCTACTACATGGAGTCTGGCCCCAGAAAGAAACTGTTTGAATACCAACAGGCTCAGCTGGAAGCGGAAATAGAAAACCTCTCATGGAAGGTGGAGAGAGCAGATAGTTATGACAGAGGGGACTTGGAAAATCAGATGCACATAGCCGAGCAGAGAAGAAGGACCCTGCTGAAAGACTTCCACGACACATAAAGTAGCAGGAGATGTCAGGGCGCAGGGGTGAGCGCAAAGAGCGAGGTGGCGgtgagagcagcagcagaagcaacacgAGAAGCTGGCCCCCGCCCCCATCACAGAGAAGGGCTGAGGACAACACTGCTGCCTCCCCTTGCAAGCCAGACACGAGCTAGCACCACAGCTTAGTCTtctgttttctcttctctttctgcttTTCGTTTTTGCCAGGCCAGAGGCTGGAGTTCAGatttggcacctttttttctgGGACGTTTTCCTCCCTGTCTCTTGGATTATTCTGGGAAGgagttcttttattttatttttcttcttcttcttcttcctcctccccccgaaTGGCTGTTAATAGTGTTAGATCATTACAAGCATATGTGATTTTCAAACGGTTGTACAATTATACAAAACAAACCCTAGAATAACAcacaaccctttttaaaaaataaattggaatTGGAGTGTTtcctaaatttaaaaaaagaaaataaagaaagtgTACTTTTAAGATTTGTTGCCAAATGATGAACTCCACAACCTGGGTAGAAAATCTAGTACTACAGATGACACACTGggaaaaaatcaaacaaattagCATGCCATCGTTTGTGGCTGAACCGCTATACCATTACTGGCATTTTGCTTGTGTAGTGATTCCATTGGTGTTTTGCATTACATGGCAAAACCATAGGTTCTTTTTCTAAGAAAAGAATTGCTTAATGTGCCAGATGGCACATCTGGAGAAATGAACCAGCAGCCTCAAATGATAAAAATGATAACTCTGAGGCGCACTGGCTGGGCTCCTAAAAGATGACACTCCTCTCAGCATTTCTCCTGAGGGAGAAAAATGTCAATTGCtgcatgatgtggccaaagttgCATGTTCCTATGGTCCATAATTTCTTAAATATTGGGTTTAACCATACATATTGttgtgagggttttttggggggggtagtatgcgtactctgtccatttccctccctccaaacCCACCCCCTCCATGCAGCCCTAGACGCTGGCAACCCATCCTATGCCACTGGGGCACAATCTGTGTTCTGATCCAAGTGGGCACTACCGTGCACGTAGGAGCCAACTCCCGGGGGCCAAGGGGCCTTCAGCCccgccaataaaatattaaaaggggCTACCCCAAAAAATGTTGGTGGACATTgcccttttttttcttgtttttttttttattaaacaatttttatagccacacaaacaatcaatacataacaacgacaaatacataaacagacaataacaaaaaacaaaaaaaaaacaagtaccatttcatatcctaatttcttaaacctttcttcctcgacttcctcatgcctcccttttctgtattccaaattctaatcaattactcagcaaatcttcccttattttactttaaatttaagctaatcttccttattctccttgtcttaaccattactaatagtaaccatttactttccagtccaacatcattctaactttcattaattttgtagtatttctttaagtagtccttaaactttttccattcttcttccgctgcttctcttccctgatttcggattctgctcgtcatttctgccaagcccatgtagtccatcaccttcatctgccattcttccagtgtgggtagatcctgtgtcttccagtactttgcgatgagtattctagctgctgttgtagcatacataaaaaaagttatatctgtctttaacaccccttggccgacaatgcccaagagaaaagcctctggtttcttagtgaaggtatatttaaatacctttttaagttcattatagatcatttcccagaatgccttaatcttcgggcacgtccaccaaaggtgaaaaaatgtaccttccttttctttacatttccaacatttattatcaggcaaatggtaaatctttgcaagcttgactggggttatgtaccacctataaatcattttcataatattttctcttaaggcattacatgccgtaaatttcatcccggtggtccacaacttttcccagtcagcaaacaaaatattatgaccaatgtcctgagcccatttaatcatagttgatttaaccgtttcatcttgtgtattccatttcagcagcaaattgtacatttttgacaaattcttagtactggattctaacaattcagtctccaattttgatttttccacctggaaaccaattttactgtccaatttaaacacttcatttatttggtgatagtgcaaccaatctctcaccttcccttttaatttctcaaaactctgcaatctcagtttgtccccttccttttccaaaatttcccaatatcttggccacttcgactccatatttaactttttaactgccttcgcttccattggcgacagccaccttggggttttgttttccagcagatctttatatctgacccagacatttagtagtgcttttctgacaatatggtttttaaaacttttatgtgctttaaccttgtcataccacaaatatgcatgccacccaaaaatattgttaaaaccttccaaatccaaaatgtctgtgttttcaagaagcagccaatcttttagccagcagaaagctgccgcttcatagtacagtttaaagtctggcagggcaaacccccctcattcctttgaatccgttaatatcttaaatttaattctgggcttcttgccctgccagacaaatttagatatgtctttctgccacttcttgaaacagtccattttatccattatttgtaatgcttggaacaagaacaacattcttggcaatacattcatttttataactgcaattcgacctaacaaggaaagcttcaagtttgaccaaatctccaaatcttttttcacttctgtccaagttttttcataattgtctttaaataggttcacattcttagctgtcatatttatacccaggtatttcacttttttaaccacagtcaaccccgtctcattctgaaacctttctttttcaacctgtgttaaatttttctccaaaaccttagtctttaacttattcaatttaaatcctgccatttgaccaaactcttgaattatttccaaaactcttttcgtactagcttctggctcttgtaatgtaagtactaggtcatctgcaaatgctctcaatttgtattgtttagctccgacctgaatccctttaaccagctggtccctcctgatcatattaagcaaaacctccaggacc
Proteins encoded in this region:
- the LOC128413527 gene encoding E3 ubiquitin-protein ligase ARIH2-like, which produces MSVDMNSQGSDSNEEDYDPNCDEEEKDEEPGDIEDYYEGVANDMEQQGADAFDPEEYQFTCLTYKESESTLNEHMVSLASALKVSHAVAKLVLVSFHWQISEILERHKSNSVQLLVEARVQPASSKHAMVHSSQHCAVCMQFVRKENLLSLACQHQFCRSCWEQHCTVLVKDGVRVGVSCMAQDCLLRTPEDFVFPLLPSEELKDKYRRYLFRDYIESHFQLQLCPGADCPMVIQVQEPKARRVQCNRCNEVFCFKCRQMYHAPTDCATIQKWLTKCADDSETANYITAHTKDCPKCNICIEKNGGCNHMQCSKRKHDFCWMCLGDWKTHGSEYYECSRYKENPDIVNQSQQAQAREALKKYLFYFERWENHNKSLQLEAQTYQRIQEKIQERVMNNLGTWIDWQYLQNAAKLLAKCRYMLQYTYPYAYYMESGPRKKLFEYQQAQLEAEIENLSWKVERADSYDRGDLENQMHIAEQRRRTLLKDFHDT